The following nucleotide sequence is from Cytobacillus luteolus.
CATCTCATGCTTTCTTTAATCGAGTTGTTATAGTCTTTTTATTGCTAACTATTTTATATGGAACCATACAGTTCATTCCTGTTTCCAAACAATCCAATACGGCCTTCTTAAAGGATGATAGCCAGCCACTAGTAATTGCCCATCGTGGCGGAGCGGGTATTGCACCAGAAAATACGCTATTAGCATTTCGTTTAGCCGAAAAGCTAGGTGTTGATGCCATTGAACTTGATGTGCGAATGACAAAGGATGAAGAGTTAGTTGTTATTCATGATGAAACTGTAGATCGTACGACCAATGGAACGGGATTTGTAAAAGACTACACTCTTGAGGAAATCAAAAAATTAGATGCGGGCTATAAAATTAAAAACGACAACGGTGGGTACCCGTTTAGAAACAGAGGTGTTACTATACCAAGTCTCGAAGAAGTGTTTACGCATAGTAATGGAACCCCTCTTGTGATTGAATTAAAGGATCCTACTAAAAAGATTGAGAAGAAAATTATAAAATTGATAAAAAAATATGATATGAAAAATAAGGTGATTGTTGGTTCATTTAACGATAAAAGTTTGAAAAGATTTGTATCAACATCAAAAGGAAACATTCCTGTGGGAACAGGAGTAGAAACAATAAGGCAATTTGTTATTTTACATAAGGTGGGATTAGACAGACTTGTTAACTTAGAACGCCATGCTGTTCAGATTCCCATTAAGGTCGGAAAAATCGACCTAGCAACCGAACGCTTAATAAAGACAATCAAGGAAAGAAATATCGCTATCCATTACTGGACTATCAATGATGAAAAAACGATGAAAAAGCTAATCGAGCTAAATGTGGATGGTATTATTACGGACTATCCTAATCGATTAATTAACCTCTTAGAAAAGGGGAACGGTGAAATATAAGCAAGTTAATTTGGTGTTTATATCTCCAATGATATAATGGGGAAAAAGCAGCTATTTATGAAAGGTTGAGTTAATCATGACACAAAATTTTGAGCTTGCTACATTTGCAGGTGGTTGTTTCTGGTGTATGGTAAAACCATTTGATGAGCAGCCGGGGATTGAAAAAGTTATTTCTGGATACTCTGGTGGCCAGAAAGAAAATCCTACATATAAAGAGGTTTGTTCGGAAACAACAGGTCATTATGAGGTTGTACAAATTACATTTAATCCAGAGGTATTTCCTTATAGCAAATTACTTGATGTATTCTGGCAGCAAATTGACCCAACAGATAGTGGAGGACAATTTTATGATAGAGGAGATTCGTATAAAACAGCCATCTTCTATCATAGCGAGGAACAACGAAAGATAGCCGAGGAATCAAAGAAAAACCTTGACGAAAGTGGACGATTCTCTAAGCCAATCGTAACAGATATCTTACCAGCAGCACCTTTTTATCCTGCAGAAGAATATCATCAGGACTAT
It contains:
- a CDS encoding glycerophosphodiester phosphodiesterase, producing MKINNLRIPSHAFFNRVVIVFLLLTILYGTIQFIPVSKQSNTAFLKDDSQPLVIAHRGGAGIAPENTLLAFRLAEKLGVDAIELDVRMTKDEELVVIHDETVDRTTNGTGFVKDYTLEEIKKLDAGYKIKNDNGGYPFRNRGVTIPSLEEVFTHSNGTPLVIELKDPTKKIEKKIIKLIKKYDMKNKVIVGSFNDKSLKRFVSTSKGNIPVGTGVETIRQFVILHKVGLDRLVNLERHAVQIPIKVGKIDLATERLIKTIKERNIAIHYWTINDEKTMKKLIELNVDGIITDYPNRLINLLEKGNGEI